The following are encoded together in the Lathyrus oleraceus cultivar Zhongwan6 chromosome 3, CAAS_Psat_ZW6_1.0, whole genome shotgun sequence genome:
- the LOC127125728 gene encoding polyadenylate-binding protein 7 isoform X1 — protein sequence MAVSPSVATTPASLYVGDLHPDVSDAQLREAFSDFNTLASVRVCRDSSTGKSLCYGYVNFLSPQDAIRAIELKNHSILNGKAIRVMWSRRDPDARKSSIGNVFVKNLAESIDNSGLEYMFKKYGNILSSKVVMSEDGKSKGYGFVQFETEESANTAIEKLNGSTIHDKQIYVGKFVKKSDRVMSGPDARYTNLYMKNLDLDITETLLQEKFSSFGKIISLAVAKNSNGMSKGFGFVNFDKPDDAKRAMEAMNGLQLGSKILYVSRAQKKAEREQILHQQFEEKRKEQVLKYKGSNIYVKNIDDTVSDEGLRDHFCACGTITSAKVMRDDKGISKGFGFVCFSTPEEANKAVNTFHGFMFHGKPLYVALAQKKEVRQVQLQLQYAPQTAGLAGPSTAIVPRGYPPFYYTATGVVSHPLPRAGLMYQPMSLRPGLRANGSAPPARSFQQSPAPVVSNNTRQHRQNRGRMNGHAVSQGKTHDGTFMPQLQQASQSAISSRESCTQQKTRQAKYVPSGRPQEMEKGSGFISGGSNSGRGSQVSEMLHLMVANATPEQQKEILGEHLYMLVQKIKPNLAAKITGMLLEMDSAKLLVLMESPESLSAKVEEAFQLLKNSKAKVSGLDVLHSNFLSSEVAVN from the exons ATGGCGGTTTCTCCGTCCGTCGCTACTACTCCGGCTTCTCTTTACGTCGGCGATCTTCATCCCGATGTCTCCGACGCTCAGCTTCGTGAAGCGTTCTCCGATTTCAATACTCTCGCTTCCGTTCGCGTTTGCAGAGACTCTTCCACCGGAAAGTCACTCTGTTATGGCTACGTCAACTTCCTCTCTCCTCAAGACG CAATTCGTGCGATTGAGCTGAAGAATCATTCTATCTTGAATGGAAAAGCGATAAGGGTCATGTGGTCGCGTCGTGATCCTGATGCAAGGAAAAGTAGCATAGGCAATGTGTTTGTTAAG AACTTAGCTGAATCAATAGATAATTCTGGATTAGAATATATGTTTAAAAAGTATGGGAATATTTTGTCGAGCAAAGTTGTCATGTCTGAGGATGGGAAGAGCAAAGGATATGGCTTTGTTCAATTTGAAACAGAGGAATCTGCAAATACTGCTATTGAGAAGCTGAATGGCTCTACTATCCATGATAAGCAGAT ATATGTTGGGAAGTTTGTCAAGAAAAGTGACCGTGTAATGTCTGGCCCTGATGCTAGATATACAAACCTGTACATGAAGAATTTGGACTTAGATATTACAGAAACACTTCTGCAGGAAAAGTTTTCCTCTTTTGGGAAAATCATTAGCTTGGCTGTTGCAAAGAACAGCAATGGGATGTCAAAGGGTTTTGGCTTTGTGAACTTCGATAAACCAGATGATGCTAAAAGGGCAATGGAAGCGATGAATGGATTGCAACTTG GTTCAAAGATTCTGTATGTATCCAGGGCACAGAAGAAGGCTGAGCGTGAGCAGATCTTGCATCAGCAATTCGAAGAGAAACGAAAGGAGCAAGTCTTGAAATATAAG GGCTCAAACATTTATGTGAAGAATATAGATGACACTGTAAGTGATGAAGGACTGCGGGATCATTTTTGTGCATGCGGTACTATAACTTCTGCAAAAGTTATGCGAGATGACAAAGGGATAAGCAAAGGATTTGGTTTTGTATGCTTTTCCACTCCTGAGGAAGCAAATAAAGCTGTGAACACTTTTCATG GATTCATGTTCCATGGTAAACCCCTATATGTTGCTCTTGCTCAGAAGAAAGAGGTCAGACAGGTACAGTTACAGCTCCAGTACGCACCGCAAACTGCTGGACTAGCTGGGCCATCAACTGCCATTGTCCCTCGGGGATATCCTCCTTTCTACTACACAGCTACTGGTGTTGTTTCACATCCTCTTCCTCGGGCTGGGCTAATGTATCAGCCTATGTCATTGAGACCAGGATTGAGGGCTAATGGCTCTGCACCTCCTGCTAGATCATTCCAACAGTCACCTGCACCTGTT GTTTCTAACAATACTAGGCAGCATAGGCAAAATAGGGGCAGGATGAATGGCCATGCAGTATCACAGGGAAAGACTCACGATGGTACATTTATGCCACAATTACAGCAGGCTTCTCAGTCAGCGATATCTTCAAGAGAGTCATGTACTCAGCAG AAAACCAGACAGGCAAAGTATGTACCTAGTGGACGCCCCCAGGAGATGGAAAAAGGATCTGGATTCATATCTGGTGGTTCAAACTCTGGTAGAGGCTCACAAGTATCAGAAATGCTGCATCTCATGGTTGCTAATGCTACTCCAGAGCAGCAGAAAGAGATACTTGGTGAGCATCTATACATGCTTGTCCAGAAAATCAAG CCTAACCTGGCAGCAAAGATTACTGGCATGCTATTGGAGATGGACAGTGCTAAACTGCTGGTTCTCATGGAATCACCAGAGTCTCTTTCTGCCAAGGTGGAAGAAGCTTTCCAGCTGCTGAAGAACTCTAAAGCTAAAGTTTCTGGACTGGATGTACTTCATTCGAATTTCCTTTCATCTGAGGTTGCAGTGAACTGA
- the LOC127125728 gene encoding polyadenylate-binding protein 7 isoform X2 translates to MAVSPSVATTPASLYVGDLHPDVSDAQLREAFSDFNTLASVRVCRDSSTGKSLCYGYVNFLSPQDAIRAIELKNHSILNGKAIRVMWSRRDPDARKSSIGNVFVKNLAESIDNSGLEYMFKKYGNILSSKVVMSEDGKSKGYGFVQFETEESANTAIEKLNGSTIHDKQIYVGKFVKKSDRVMSGPDARYTNLYMKNLDLDITETLLQEKFSSFGKIISLAVAKNSNGMSKGFGFVNFDKPDDAKRAMEAMNGLQLGSKILYVSRAQKKAEREQILHQQFEEKRKEQVLKYKGSNIYVKNIDDTVSDEGLRDHFCACGTITSAKVMRDDKGISKGFGFVCFSTPEEANKAVNTFHGFMFHGKPLYVALAQKKEVRQVQLQLQYAPQTAGLAGPSTAIVPRGYPPFYYTATGVVSHPLPRAGLMYQPMSLRPGLRANGSAPPARSFQQSPAPVVSNNTRQHRQNRGRMNGHAVSQGKTHDGTFMPQLQQASQSAISSRESCTQQKTRQAKYVPSGRPQEMEKGSGFISGGSNSGRGSQVSEMLHLMVANATPEQQKEILGEHLYMLVQKIKQRLLACYWRWTVLNCWFSWNHQSLFLPRWKKLSSC, encoded by the exons ATGGCGGTTTCTCCGTCCGTCGCTACTACTCCGGCTTCTCTTTACGTCGGCGATCTTCATCCCGATGTCTCCGACGCTCAGCTTCGTGAAGCGTTCTCCGATTTCAATACTCTCGCTTCCGTTCGCGTTTGCAGAGACTCTTCCACCGGAAAGTCACTCTGTTATGGCTACGTCAACTTCCTCTCTCCTCAAGACG CAATTCGTGCGATTGAGCTGAAGAATCATTCTATCTTGAATGGAAAAGCGATAAGGGTCATGTGGTCGCGTCGTGATCCTGATGCAAGGAAAAGTAGCATAGGCAATGTGTTTGTTAAG AACTTAGCTGAATCAATAGATAATTCTGGATTAGAATATATGTTTAAAAAGTATGGGAATATTTTGTCGAGCAAAGTTGTCATGTCTGAGGATGGGAAGAGCAAAGGATATGGCTTTGTTCAATTTGAAACAGAGGAATCTGCAAATACTGCTATTGAGAAGCTGAATGGCTCTACTATCCATGATAAGCAGAT ATATGTTGGGAAGTTTGTCAAGAAAAGTGACCGTGTAATGTCTGGCCCTGATGCTAGATATACAAACCTGTACATGAAGAATTTGGACTTAGATATTACAGAAACACTTCTGCAGGAAAAGTTTTCCTCTTTTGGGAAAATCATTAGCTTGGCTGTTGCAAAGAACAGCAATGGGATGTCAAAGGGTTTTGGCTTTGTGAACTTCGATAAACCAGATGATGCTAAAAGGGCAATGGAAGCGATGAATGGATTGCAACTTG GTTCAAAGATTCTGTATGTATCCAGGGCACAGAAGAAGGCTGAGCGTGAGCAGATCTTGCATCAGCAATTCGAAGAGAAACGAAAGGAGCAAGTCTTGAAATATAAG GGCTCAAACATTTATGTGAAGAATATAGATGACACTGTAAGTGATGAAGGACTGCGGGATCATTTTTGTGCATGCGGTACTATAACTTCTGCAAAAGTTATGCGAGATGACAAAGGGATAAGCAAAGGATTTGGTTTTGTATGCTTTTCCACTCCTGAGGAAGCAAATAAAGCTGTGAACACTTTTCATG GATTCATGTTCCATGGTAAACCCCTATATGTTGCTCTTGCTCAGAAGAAAGAGGTCAGACAGGTACAGTTACAGCTCCAGTACGCACCGCAAACTGCTGGACTAGCTGGGCCATCAACTGCCATTGTCCCTCGGGGATATCCTCCTTTCTACTACACAGCTACTGGTGTTGTTTCACATCCTCTTCCTCGGGCTGGGCTAATGTATCAGCCTATGTCATTGAGACCAGGATTGAGGGCTAATGGCTCTGCACCTCCTGCTAGATCATTCCAACAGTCACCTGCACCTGTT GTTTCTAACAATACTAGGCAGCATAGGCAAAATAGGGGCAGGATGAATGGCCATGCAGTATCACAGGGAAAGACTCACGATGGTACATTTATGCCACAATTACAGCAGGCTTCTCAGTCAGCGATATCTTCAAGAGAGTCATGTACTCAGCAG AAAACCAGACAGGCAAAGTATGTACCTAGTGGACGCCCCCAGGAGATGGAAAAAGGATCTGGATTCATATCTGGTGGTTCAAACTCTGGTAGAGGCTCACAAGTATCAGAAATGCTGCATCTCATGGTTGCTAATGCTACTCCAGAGCAGCAGAAAGAGATACTTGGTGAGCATCTATACATGCTTGTCCAGAAAATCAAG CAAAGATTACTGGCATGCTATTGGAGATGGACAGTGCTAAACTGCTGGTTCTCATGGAATCACCAGAGTCTCTTTCTGCCAAGGTGGAAGAAGCTTTCCAGCTGCTGA